Proteins encoded within one genomic window of Candidatus Polarisedimenticolia bacterium:
- the metK gene encoding methionine adenosyltransferase, which produces MDNKGRYLFTSESVTEGHPDKIADQISDSILDAVLEKDPLGRVACETLVTTGLAFVAGEITTKSYVDIPRIVRTTIQEVGYTRAKFGFDYQTCAVVTAIDEQSPDIAMGVDPGGAGDQGMMFGFACRETPELMPLPIMLAHRLTRALSRARREEHLPYLRPDGKSQVTIEYDGFRPVRIDTVVVSCQHDAAVKIDSLREEVRRDIILKNLPEDLLDSKTSYHINPTGRFAVGGPQGDTGVTGRKIIVDTYGGWGHHGGGAFSGKDPTKVDRSASYMARYIAKNLVASGVTDRAEVQVAYAIGVADPVSLMVKTDGTEKVALPKIHELVRAHFRLQPQQIIEHLKLRRPIYKATAAFGHFGRSEEDFTWEKTDKADAIRRDAGL; this is translated from the coding sequence ATGGACAACAAGGGCAGGTATCTCTTCACGTCCGAATCGGTGACGGAAGGGCACCCCGACAAGATCGCCGATCAGATCTCGGATTCCATACTCGATGCCGTCCTCGAGAAGGATCCGCTCGGCCGGGTCGCCTGCGAGACCCTCGTCACCACCGGACTGGCCTTCGTGGCCGGAGAGATCACCACCAAGAGCTACGTCGACATCCCGCGCATCGTGCGCACCACCATCCAGGAAGTGGGCTACACGCGAGCCAAGTTCGGCTTCGACTACCAGACCTGCGCCGTGGTCACCGCCATCGACGAACAGTCTCCGGACATCGCCATGGGGGTCGATCCGGGAGGCGCCGGCGACCAGGGGATGATGTTCGGGTTCGCCTGCCGCGAGACGCCCGAGCTGATGCCCCTGCCGATCATGCTGGCGCACCGGCTGACGCGCGCCCTGAGCCGCGCCCGCCGCGAGGAGCACCTTCCCTACCTCAGGCCCGACGGAAAGTCGCAGGTCACCATCGAATACGACGGCTTCCGTCCCGTCCGCATCGACACGGTGGTGGTCTCCTGCCAGCACGACGCGGCGGTGAAGATCGATTCGCTTCGGGAAGAGGTGCGCCGCGACATCATCCTGAAGAACCTGCCCGAGGACCTGCTCGACTCGAAGACCAGCTACCACATCAATCCGACGGGACGCTTCGCCGTGGGCGGGCCGCAGGGCGACACCGGCGTGACGGGGCGCAAGATCATCGTCGACACCTACGGTGGGTGGGGGCACCACGGCGGCGGCGCGTTCTCGGGCAAGGACCCGACGAAGGTGGACCGCTCGGCCTCCTACATGGCCCGCTACATCGCCAAGAACCTGGTCGCCTCGGGCGTCACGGATCGCGCGGAGGTCCAGGTGGCCTACGCCATCGGCGTGGCCGATCCGGTATCGCTGATGGTGAAGACCGACGGCACCGAGAAGGTCGCCCTGCCGAAGATCCACGAGCTGGTGCGGGCGCACTTCCGGCTGCAGCCGCAGCAGATCATCGAGCACCTCAAGCTGCGCCGGCCGATCTACAAGGCGACCGCGGCCTTCGGGCATTTCGGTCGGAGCGAGGAAGACTTCACCTGGGAGAAGACCGACAAGGCGGATGCGATCCGCCGCGACGCAGGTCTGTAG
- the dnaE gene encoding DNA polymerase III subunit alpha, which translates to GLKTLTLLKDCLGLVEREHGVQVNLDTLALDDPETYALFCRAHTSGVFQFESSGMRDILRKLQPDRFEDLVALNALYRPGPIKSGMIDEYIRGRHGKSASHPFPRLREILDETYGVIVYQEQVMRIASVLAGFSLGQADLLRRAMGKKKQKEMDAMQDVFVQGAKQRGVPGKEAQKIFELMATFAGYGFNKSHSAAYALVAYQTAYLKARFPVEFMAALLTVEKEVTDNVVKYIAECREMGIAVLPPDLNRSLLDFSVEGKAIRFGMGAIKNVGDGAIETLLEVRARVGSFTSLEQLCHEVDSRSLNRKALESLVKSGALDGWNLPRSALIGALEGALSGAQKASRDRAAGQANLFGGEPGETTAPLPASIPADAWSPRERLSFEKETLGFYLSGHPLGEHAAALAALGGPAIRALLPEQAGKSLALGGLVTLLKKRKTRKGDWMASFALEDHDGSVEVIVFPELYRSVGERLAEDQAIAVRGKAELEDGRWRIVAEEIQPLEGTAERRASRLVLQVKPADLGGTRPAEIQRILRDHPGSCPVDIHLSQPGAYRLTMRPGPAVRVGPNPALTRALEDLLGKGTVRYR; encoded by the coding sequence TTCTGCCGCGCGCACACCAGCGGCGTGTTCCAGTTCGAGAGCAGCGGCATGCGCGACATCCTCCGCAAGCTTCAGCCCGACCGTTTCGAGGACCTGGTGGCCCTCAACGCGCTGTACCGCCCGGGGCCGATCAAGAGCGGCATGATCGACGAGTACATCCGCGGCCGGCATGGCAAGTCGGCCAGCCACCCCTTCCCGCGGCTGCGCGAGATCCTCGACGAGACCTACGGCGTCATCGTCTACCAGGAGCAGGTGATGCGCATCGCCTCGGTGCTGGCGGGCTTCTCGCTGGGGCAGGCCGATCTCCTCCGCCGGGCCATGGGAAAGAAGAAGCAGAAGGAGATGGACGCGATGCAGGACGTCTTCGTCCAGGGTGCGAAGCAGCGGGGCGTGCCCGGAAAGGAGGCGCAGAAGATCTTCGAGCTGATGGCCACCTTCGCCGGCTACGGCTTCAACAAGTCGCACTCGGCGGCCTACGCGCTGGTCGCCTACCAGACGGCCTATCTCAAGGCCCGCTTCCCGGTGGAGTTCATGGCCGCCCTGCTCACCGTCGAGAAGGAGGTCACGGACAACGTCGTGAAGTACATCGCCGAGTGCCGGGAGATGGGGATCGCGGTGCTGCCCCCCGATCTGAACCGCTCGCTGCTCGATTTCTCGGTGGAGGGAAAAGCGATCCGGTTCGGCATGGGCGCCATCAAGAACGTCGGGGACGGCGCCATCGAGACGCTGTTGGAGGTGCGCGCGCGGGTGGGCAGCTTCACCTCGCTCGAGCAGCTCTGCCACGAGGTGGACTCCCGGTCCCTGAACCGCAAGGCGCTGGAGTCGCTGGTGAAGAGCGGGGCTTTGGATGGCTGGAACCTGCCGCGCTCGGCCCTGATCGGCGCGCTGGAGGGGGCGCTGAGCGGGGCGCAGAAAGCCTCGCGCGATCGCGCCGCCGGACAGGCCAACCTGTTCGGAGGAGAGCCCGGGGAGACGACGGCCCCGCTCCCCGCCTCCATCCCGGCCGACGCCTGGAGCCCGCGCGAGCGCCTCTCCTTCGAGAAAGAGACGCTCGGCTTCTACCTGAGCGGGCACCCGCTGGGCGAGCATGCGGCGGCGCTGGCCGCGCTCGGAGGACCCGCCATCCGCGCCCTGTTGCCGGAGCAGGCGGGCAAGTCGCTCGCCCTCGGCGGCCTGGTGACGCTCCTCAAGAAGCGCAAGACGCGCAAGGGAGACTGGATGGCCAGCTTTGCCCTGGAGGACCATGACGGGAGCGTCGAGGTCATCGTTTTTCCCGAGCTCTACCGATCCGTGGGGGAGAGGCTGGCGGAGGACCAGGCGATCGCCGTACGCGGCAAGGCGGAGCTGGAGGACGGCCGCTGGAGGATCGTGGCGGAGGAAATCCAGCCGCTGGAAGGAACGGCGGAGCGCCGGGCCAGCCGGCTGGTGCTGCAGGTCAAGCCCGCCGATCTGGGGGGCACGAGGCCGGCGGAAATCCAGAGAATCCTGCGCGATCACCCGGGCTCGTGCCCGGTGGACATCCACCTCTCCCAGCCCGGGGCCTATCGCCTCACGATGCGCCCCGGCCCTGCGGTCCGTGTCGGTCCCAATCCTGCCCTCACCCGGGCGCTGGAGGATCTCCTGGGGAAGGGGACCGTCCGCTATCGTTGA
- a CDS encoding tetratricopeptide repeat protein, producing MATYLCAGLAYVHGRIETAYRDCRLLGESTRALGPGWKLSPPGACRISRYPLTPQDFPFDLPAAGESKLSSREGVETRVRGDLRYLVPADTSARVHHLASQIPLSNLVAGLVRDAVEAEVRKSSFSRISGTHRLELEGSLDAHLGAQLRERGLLLSSLRIDSVRMAESPQRQSYEPIVGARLLLIGLDGADWRILDDLLAQGRLPTLKRLIDNGVRARLKTVDPVLSPVVWTSAATGFLPSEHGILDFLVKDRTGRQVPVTSAHRKVKAIWNLLSEAGVSVGIIGWWATWPAEQVEGYVVSDRVAYQLFGQADSSGTADTKGKTYPEDLYARIRPLIRSPKEIESKELKRYLNNVVGANLEKDGKIPSREEEFRTLLASTMSYAAIASALGSNHLQGFEAIYFEGIDTVSHLFMPFRAPQRPGISDADYERYHRAVDEFYVYQDEILGTLLERVPPEVGILVISDHGFKSESDRPMRESRINFASAAQWHRRHGILIASGGAFRRGGEVPELSVMDVTPTILAYFGLPIGEDMQGRPAEALFSQAFLQAHAPRYRPSWESYRSAASTGSEDPAGDQALMEKLRSLGYLSGEGDLTANNLGNSLLAQGKIEESIQQFRKAVALSPRLSMAHVNLGRALLAKGDLVQARIAIDEALRLDPGSPDAQLLMASLEATQGSPDLSERRLLGIVLKDPGFAGAYRMLGSLHRTSGKLSESADDFRKALAIDPEDSEAWNGLGVALREGGRPEEAETAFRKALDADPESTGALNNLAVGAMERGDARKAGELLEQAARLAPHDPGVRNNLGNLLAGRGDLSGADREYRAALQIDPQHPQALNGLAALSEKRGNLEEAETLLHRAIASDPRYAEARLNLAGILVRKGRRRDAMEQVQELLRVSPGHAAASRRLAEWMMQEGQAAQAGKVCMSALQAHPEDPNLWSLRGEALAREGKAAEAVECFRKSLEINPYQPELAGRVDALAERAR from the coding sequence TTGGCGACCTACCTGTGCGCCGGGCTCGCCTACGTGCATGGCAGGATCGAGACCGCCTACCGTGACTGCCGCCTGCTCGGCGAGTCGACCCGCGCCCTCGGTCCCGGCTGGAAGCTCTCACCTCCCGGCGCCTGCAGGATTTCCCGCTATCCCCTGACTCCGCAGGATTTCCCGTTCGATCTCCCGGCGGCAGGGGAGTCGAAGCTCTCGAGCCGCGAAGGGGTCGAGACGCGCGTGCGCGGAGACCTGCGATACCTGGTTCCCGCCGACACCTCCGCCCGTGTGCACCACCTGGCTTCCCAGATTCCCTTGTCCAATCTGGTTGCCGGTCTCGTGCGGGATGCCGTCGAGGCCGAAGTCCGCAAGTCCAGCTTCTCGCGCATCTCCGGGACGCACCGGCTGGAGCTGGAAGGAAGCCTCGACGCCCATCTCGGAGCGCAGCTGAGGGAGCGCGGCTTGCTGCTCAGCTCTTTGAGGATCGATTCGGTCCGCATGGCCGAATCGCCGCAGCGCCAGAGCTACGAGCCGATCGTCGGCGCCCGCCTGCTGCTCATCGGACTGGATGGCGCCGACTGGCGCATCCTGGACGATCTCCTCGCCCAGGGCCGTCTTCCCACCCTCAAGCGTCTCATCGACAACGGCGTGCGAGCGCGTCTCAAGACGGTGGATCCGGTCCTCTCGCCGGTTGTGTGGACGAGCGCGGCCACCGGCTTCCTGCCAAGCGAGCATGGCATCCTCGATTTCCTCGTCAAGGACCGCACAGGGCGGCAGGTTCCGGTGACGAGCGCGCACCGCAAGGTGAAGGCGATCTGGAACCTTCTCAGCGAGGCCGGAGTTTCGGTGGGAATCATCGGATGGTGGGCAACCTGGCCGGCGGAGCAGGTCGAAGGGTACGTCGTCTCGGACCGGGTGGCTTACCAGCTCTTCGGCCAGGCCGATTCGTCCGGCACGGCCGACACCAAGGGCAAGACCTATCCCGAGGATCTCTACGCGAGAATCAGGCCGCTGATAAGGTCTCCCAAGGAGATTGAAAGCAAAGAGCTCAAGAGATACTTGAACAATGTGGTTGGGGCAAACCTGGAGAAAGATGGCAAGATCCCATCGAGGGAAGAGGAATTCAGGACTCTGCTGGCATCGACGATGTCCTACGCGGCAATTGCGAGCGCGCTTGGTTCAAATCATCTACAGGGCTTCGAAGCAATTTATTTTGAAGGGATTGATACCGTATCACATCTTTTTATGCCTTTCCGTGCTCCTCAAAGACCCGGCATCTCAGATGCCGACTACGAGCGCTACCACAGGGCAGTCGACGAGTTCTATGTTTATCAGGACGAGATTCTCGGGACCCTGCTCGAAAGAGTTCCGCCAGAGGTAGGCATCCTGGTGATCTCGGATCACGGATTCAAGTCGGAGAGCGATCGTCCGATGCGCGAGTCGAGAATCAATTTCGCATCAGCGGCGCAGTGGCATCGACGTCATGGCATTCTCATCGCGTCAGGGGGTGCATTCCGCCGCGGCGGCGAGGTTCCCGAGCTATCGGTCATGGATGTCACCCCGACCATCCTGGCTTATTTCGGTCTGCCGATTGGAGAGGACATGCAAGGGAGGCCCGCCGAAGCGCTGTTCAGCCAGGCATTCCTGCAGGCCCATGCGCCGCGCTACCGTCCTTCCTGGGAATCGTACCGATCGGCGGCATCGACCGGATCGGAAGATCCCGCTGGAGATCAGGCGCTGATGGAGAAGCTGCGCTCGCTGGGTTATCTGAGCGGGGAAGGGGACCTCACGGCGAACAATCTCGGCAACTCGCTGCTTGCGCAAGGAAAGATCGAAGAATCGATTCAGCAGTTCCGCAAGGCGGTCGCCCTCTCGCCTCGATTGAGCATGGCGCACGTGAACCTGGGCCGTGCCCTGCTGGCAAAAGGAGACCTGGTGCAGGCGAGGATCGCAATCGATGAGGCGCTGCGGCTGGATCCCGGCTCGCCCGATGCCCAGCTGCTCATGGCGAGCCTGGAGGCGACGCAGGGCAGCCCCGATCTCTCCGAGCGTCGCCTGCTCGGAATCGTCCTGAAAGATCCAGGGTTCGCCGGCGCGTACCGGATGCTGGGCTCCCTGCACCGGACCTCGGGGAAACTCTCCGAATCGGCAGATGATTTCCGCAAGGCCCTGGCCATCGACCCCGAAGACTCGGAGGCCTGGAATGGACTCGGAGTCGCCCTGCGGGAGGGCGGGCGGCCGGAGGAGGCGGAGACGGCTTTCCGGAAAGCCCTCGACGCGGATCCTGAATCGACCGGGGCCCTCAACAATCTGGCGGTCGGCGCGATGGAAAGGGGAGATGCCCGAAAAGCCGGGGAGCTCCTGGAGCAGGCCGCCCGGCTCGCGCCGCATGACCCCGGGGTCCGCAACAATCTGGGCAATCTCCTGGCAGGAAGAGGGGACCTCTCCGGGGCGGATCGCGAGTATCGCGCCGCACTACAGATCGATCCCCAGCATCCTCAGGCCTTGAACGGTCTTGCCGCATTGTCCGAGAAAAGGGGTAATCTGGAGGAGGCGGAAACCCTGCTCCATCGGGCCATTGCCTCGGACCCGCGTTACGCCGAGGCGCGCCTCAATCTGGCGGGAATCCTCGTCCGGAAAGGGCGTCGGCGGGATGCCATGGAACAGGTGCAGGAGCTCTTGAGGGTTTCCCCGGGTCACGCCGCCGCATCCAGGCGTCTAGCCGAGTGGATGATGCAGGAAGGACAGGCCGCGCAGGCAGGGAAAGTCTGCATGTCTGCCCTGCAGGCGCATCCCGAGGATCCGAACCTCTGGAGCCTGCGAGGGGAAGCACTGGCGCGGGAAGGGAAGGCGGCGGAGGCGGTTGAATGTTTCAGAAAGTCGCTGGAGATCAATCCCTATCAGCCGGAACTTGCCGGGCGCGTGGACGCGCTCGCGGAGCGGGCACGATGA
- the ahcY gene encoding adenosylhomocysteinase yields the protein MAQRASEFHVKDPALAGKGRDRMDWAEQNMPVLRSIRQRFEKEKPLQGVQIGACLHVTTETGILASTLAAGGAKVSLCASNPLSTQDDVASCLAMQEGIATFAIKGEDHETYYAHIESVLNLKPAITMDDGADLVSMIHTKRRDLLPGIVGGTEETTTGVIRLESLAAEGALAYPIIAVNNADTKHLFDNRYGTGQSTLDGIIRATNLLVAGLRFVVCGYGWCGRGVALRARGLGANVLVTEIDPVKALEAVMDGFSVSTLEDALKGADVIVTLTGNKHVLRAEHFAAMKDGVILANSGHFNVEIDIPALQAQSAPPKKLREYVETFVMKDGRRIHLLGEGRLINLAAAEGHPAMVMDMSFANQALCAEHMVKNAKTLAKAVHSVPREIDSEIARLKLLSMGVTIDRLTAEQERYLKSWMEGT from the coding sequence GTGGCGCAGCGCGCATCCGAGTTTCACGTCAAAGATCCCGCCCTGGCGGGCAAGGGAAGGGATCGCATGGACTGGGCGGAGCAGAACATGCCGGTCCTGCGCTCGATCCGCCAGAGATTCGAGAAGGAAAAACCGTTGCAGGGGGTCCAGATCGGGGCCTGCCTGCACGTCACCACCGAGACCGGCATCCTGGCCTCCACCTTGGCCGCCGGAGGGGCCAAGGTCAGCCTGTGCGCCAGCAACCCGCTCTCCACGCAGGACGACGTCGCCTCCTGCCTGGCGATGCAGGAAGGGATCGCCACCTTCGCCATCAAGGGGGAGGACCACGAGACCTACTACGCCCACATCGAGTCGGTGTTGAACCTGAAGCCCGCCATCACCATGGACGACGGTGCGGACCTTGTCTCGATGATCCACACCAAGCGGCGGGACCTGCTGCCCGGGATCGTCGGGGGCACGGAAGAGACCACCACCGGCGTCATCCGCCTGGAGAGCCTGGCGGCGGAAGGGGCCCTGGCCTACCCGATCATCGCGGTGAACAACGCCGACACCAAGCACCTCTTCGACAACCGCTACGGCACCGGCCAGTCGACGCTGGACGGCATCATCCGGGCCACCAACCTGCTGGTGGCGGGGTTGCGCTTCGTGGTCTGCGGCTATGGCTGGTGCGGCCGCGGCGTGGCGCTGCGGGCGCGCGGCCTCGGGGCCAACGTGCTGGTCACCGAGATCGATCCGGTGAAGGCGCTGGAGGCGGTGATGGACGGGTTCAGCGTGTCGACGCTGGAGGACGCCCTCAAGGGGGCCGACGTCATCGTGACCCTGACCGGGAACAAGCATGTCCTGCGCGCCGAGCATTTCGCGGCGATGAAGGACGGCGTGATCCTGGCGAACTCGGGCCACTTCAACGTCGAGATCGACATCCCGGCGCTGCAGGCGCAGTCGGCTCCGCCCAAGAAGCTGCGCGAATATGTCGAGACTTTCGTCATGAAGGACGGCCGGCGGATCCACCTCCTGGGCGAGGGGAGGCTCATCAACCTCGCCGCGGCCGAAGGACACCCCGCCATGGTGATGGACATGAGCTTCGCGAACCAGGCCCTGTGCGCCGAGCACATGGTCAAGAATGCCAAGACCCTTGCGAAGGCCGTCCACTCCGTGCCGCGCGAGATCGACAGCGAAATCGCCCGACTGAAGCTCCTGTCGATGGGCGTGACGATTGATCGCCTCACGGCCGAGCAGGAGCGCTACCTGAAGAGCTGGATGGAGGGGACCTGA
- a CDS encoding HEAT repeat domain-containing protein: protein MTIGKLLLPALLVLSTSAPGISQTTDASAGKGEEAPTLYEMTAHSDLVVAATVISGQIKLAKVRVDEVFRGEVAPGAELQIAFRDFNLDLGKTDRIVFTDGESIILFLEPEVNYEGERKGPDRYTLHRGKFGKYNLPREGAGIYLEAVREFSRLAAEKDHRKLYGLLRGLLGDPNPILAQAGMREILRLDLMEISLLPRVMPYLRDPSPVRRIAALNLIGSLFIDLKPEERGADLKDDALGPVQDLARNDPDESVRVTAVETLGKWGGVDVRPTLDAIAELDAAQLVRYKAKVIILKEGKLPQPAPPAGQPKSGPP from the coding sequence ATGACAATTGGAAAGCTCCTTCTCCCAGCGCTTCTCGTCCTGTCCACGTCGGCCCCGGGGATCTCACAGACGACGGACGCGTCGGCGGGAAAGGGGGAAGAAGCTCCGACCCTGTACGAGATGACGGCCCATTCCGATCTGGTCGTCGCCGCCACCGTAATCTCCGGGCAAATCAAGCTGGCGAAGGTCCGGGTCGACGAGGTCTTCCGCGGGGAAGTGGCGCCCGGCGCGGAGCTGCAAATCGCCTTTCGTGATTTCAACCTGGATCTCGGCAAGACCGACCGGATCGTCTTCACCGACGGCGAATCGATCATTCTCTTCCTGGAGCCTGAGGTGAACTACGAAGGGGAGCGCAAGGGACCCGATCGCTACACGCTTCACCGCGGAAAGTTCGGCAAGTACAACCTGCCGCGGGAAGGAGCCGGAATCTATCTGGAGGCGGTGCGTGAGTTCTCCCGCCTCGCCGCCGAGAAAGACCATCGCAAGCTCTACGGGCTCCTTCGCGGGCTCCTCGGCGACCCCAACCCGATCCTGGCCCAGGCCGGGATGCGCGAGATCCTGCGGCTCGACCTGATGGAGATCTCGCTTCTGCCGCGTGTCATGCCTTATCTGAGGGACCCTTCGCCGGTGCGCCGGATCGCTGCTTTGAACCTTATTGGGAGCCTGTTCATCGATCTCAAACCGGAAGAGCGCGGGGCGGATCTCAAGGACGACGCCTTGGGGCCGGTCCAGGATCTGGCGCGCAATGATCCCGACGAATCGGTGCGCGTGACCGCCGTTGAGACCCTCGGAAAGTGGGGAGGCGTCGATGTGCGGCCGACGCTGGACGCCATCGCGGAGCTCGATGCCGCCCAGTTGGTGCGCTACAAGGCGAAGGTCATCATCCTGAAGGAAGGAAAGCTGCCGCAGCCGGCGCCTCCTGCGGGACAGCCTAAGTCTGGACCACCGTGA